Proteins co-encoded in one Nicotiana sylvestris chromosome 7, ASM39365v2, whole genome shotgun sequence genomic window:
- the LOC104244640 gene encoding 26S rRNA (cytosine-C(5))-methyltransferase NOP2B-like isoform X2, producing the protein MAGPKLGKIAGGKPPTKKQKKEPLPPKPLEKEDLFSEDEGTDGDFEDDDGGLRDEEQQEMNADSDMSSDVDDLFAADILASSDDDGSDVNSDSDVNSDSDADDTDLIRKSKAIDEEREREVEDAEAELKLNIKEEADEFRLPTTEELEEETHRPPDLSKRLFECFQILSH; encoded by the exons ATGGCTGGTCCCAAACTCGGCAAGATAGCGGGAGGGAAACCCCCTACCAAGAAGCAAAAGAAGGAACCTTTGCCTCCTAAGCCACTAGAAAAGGAGGATCTTTTTAGTGAAGATGAAGGTACGGATGGGGATTTTGAAGACGATGATGGAGGTCTTCGTGATGAAGAACAACAGGAAATGAACGCGGACTCTGATATGTCTTCTGACGTGGATGACCTCTTTGCTGCTGATATATTAGCAAGCAGTGACG ACGATGGTTCAGATGTTAATTCAGATTCGGATGTAAATTCTGATTCAGATGCAGATGACACTGATCTTATAAGGAAGTCAAAAGCTATTGATGAGGAAAGGGAAAGAGAAGTGGAGGACGCTGAAGCAGAACTGAAGCTCAATATTAAAGAAGAAGCTGATGAGTTCAGACTGCCAACTACTGAG GAGCTTGAAGAAGAAACACATAGACCCCCGGATCTCTCAAAGAGA TTGTTCGAgtgctttcaaattttaagtcattgA
- the LOC104244640 gene encoding 26S rRNA (cytosine-C(5))-methyltransferase NOP2B-like isoform X1, producing the protein MAGPKLGKIAGGKPPTKKQKKEPLPPKPLEKEDLFSEDEGTDGDFEDDDGGLRDEEQQEMNADSDMSSDVDDLFAADILASSDDDGSDVNSDSDVNSDSDADDTDLIRKSKAIDEEREREVEDAEAELKLNIKEEADEFRLPTTEVCLMFNFLIRDLTLMQGKVNIVEVWQNAKVPHWLGVKFGGDFFPYKRRPNV; encoded by the exons ATGGCTGGTCCCAAACTCGGCAAGATAGCGGGAGGGAAACCCCCTACCAAGAAGCAAAAGAAGGAACCTTTGCCTCCTAAGCCACTAGAAAAGGAGGATCTTTTTAGTGAAGATGAAGGTACGGATGGGGATTTTGAAGACGATGATGGAGGTCTTCGTGATGAAGAACAACAGGAAATGAACGCGGACTCTGATATGTCTTCTGACGTGGATGACCTCTTTGCTGCTGATATATTAGCAAGCAGTGACG ACGATGGTTCAGATGTTAATTCAGATTCGGATGTAAATTCTGATTCAGATGCAGATGACACTGATCTTATAAGGAAGTCAAAAGCTATTGATGAGGAAAGGGAAAGAGAAGTGGAGGACGCTGAAGCAGAACTGAAGCTCAATATTAAAGAAGAAGCTGATGAGTTCAGACTGCCAACTACTGAGGTTTGCTTAATGTTCAACTTCTTGATTAGAGATTTGACACTTATGCAGGGAAAAGTAAatattgttgaagtttggcaaaatgccaaagtcccacattggttgggagttaagtttggaggggattttttcccctataaaagaaggcctaatgtttag
- the LOC104244641 gene encoding uncharacterized protein: MRFSPFVAKPPIHDMDTVKQEAEKLREILAQDLRGRKFFNKLEIEQKRLKRVREEEQREAEAKALRKKQLLEQKRNSTVNKSDIQCLKIKPEEYASSSSSASLPREEVLRRLRFLKQPVTLFGEVEAARLDRLNFVLKAGLFEIDDSDMTEGQTNDFLRSILELKKRQSGMTLSEIKKRKTTTDQDKDDDEDLKRMKTNFEELCDEDKILVFFKRLMNEWNEEIDDNITSPNQADQNQRVATCMECARDLNPLFELCRKKLLAEDIRQALIMIVECCRKREYSAAMDRYIQISIGNAPWPIGVTMVGIHERSAREKIHTNNVSAAHIMNNETTRKYLYSVKRLVTFCQRRYPTVPSKSVEFNSLANGSDLHSLRAAQEARLSISCCMKEII; encoded by the coding sequence ATGAGATTCTCTCCTTTTGTAGCTAAACCTCCCATTCACGACATGGATACAGTGAAACAGGAAGCAGAAAAGCTAAGAGAAATCCTAGCCCAAGACCTCCGCGGCCGGAAATTTTTCAATAAGTTGGAGATTGAACAGAAACGCCTAAAAAGAGTTCGCGAAGAGGAACAACGTGAAGCCGAAGCAAAAGCCCTACGTAAAAAGCAATTATTAGAACAGAAGAGGAATTCTACCGTTAATAAATCCGACATACAATGCCTGAAGATCAAACCAGAAGAATATGCATCATCTTCTTCATCAGCCTCCCTTCCGCGAGAAGAAGTTCTTCGCCGCCTAAGGTTTTTAAAACAACCGGTGACTTTATTCGGAGAAGTTGAGGCGGCAAGGCTTGATAGGTTGAATTTTGTATTGAAAGCTGGATTGTTTGAAATTGATGATAGTGATATGACTGAGGGGCAAACCAATGACTTTTTGAGATCTATTCTGGAATTGAAGAAGCGACAGTCAGGGATGACGCTGAGTGAAATTAAGAAGCGCAAGACCACAACAGATCAGGATAAAGAcgatgatgaagatttgaagagGATGAAAACAAATTTTGAGGAATTGTGTGATGAGGATAAGATTTTGGTGTTCTTCAAAAGGCTAATGAATGAGTGGAATGAGGAGATTGATGATAACATCACTAGTCCTAATCAAGCAGATCAAAACCAGAGGGTAGCTACATGTATGGAATGTGCTAGGGACTTGAATCCATTATTCGAGCTGTGCAGGAAAAAGTTACTTGCTGAGGACATAAGGCAAGCACTAATTATGATAGTTGAATGCTGTAGGAAGAGGGAATATTCAGCTGCAATGGATCGATATATTCAGATATCAATTGGCAATGCGCCTTGGCCTATTGGTGTGACTATGGTTGGTATTCACGAACGTTCAGCTCGCGAGAAGATTCACACGAATAATGTTAGTGCTGCTCATATCATGAACAATGAGACAACTAGGAAATACCTGTACTCAGTTAAAAGACTGGTGACATTCTGTCAACGACGCTACCCAACAGTGCCATCCAAATCTGTGGAGTTCAATAGCCTTGCTAATGGCAGTGACTTGCACTCTCTGCGTGCTGCACAAGAGGCAAGGCTTTCAATTAGCTGTTGTATGAAAGAAATAATATAA